The proteins below are encoded in one region of Roseofilum capinflatum BLCC-M114:
- the nadC gene encoding carboxylating nicotinate-nucleotide diphosphorylase encodes MDSTVLMPVGIGLDRWLKDWLLEDIGRGDRTTQGLNLTSQQVIQGQWTAKASGRVAGLPIANRVFQLLDANTELIPLLSEGEACSPGEPIAKLQGSLPALLMGERVALNLAMRLSGIATATREYVDQIADLSTQFVDTRKTTPGLRVLEKYASQVGGAVNHRMGLDDAVMIKDNHIAVAGGIGEAIAQIRKRMPYPLTIEVETETLEQVQEALEHQADIIMLDNMSVEHMSEAVNIIRQASHRAKIEASGNVTLETIRAIAETGVDYISSSAPITRSPWLDLSMKLG; translated from the coding sequence ATGGATTCAACGGTATTGATGCCTGTTGGGATTGGTTTGGATCGTTGGTTGAAGGATTGGTTGTTGGAGGATATTGGTCGGGGCGATCGCACCACCCAAGGCTTAAACCTCACTTCACAGCAGGTCATCCAGGGTCAGTGGACGGCGAAAGCATCTGGCAGAGTAGCGGGTTTACCGATCGCCAACCGCGTCTTCCAACTCCTAGATGCCAATACTGAACTGATTCCCTTGCTCTCAGAAGGAGAAGCGTGTAGTCCAGGAGAGCCAATCGCTAAACTCCAAGGATCATTACCCGCTTTACTCATGGGTGAACGAGTGGCTCTAAACTTGGCCATGCGACTGAGTGGCATTGCCACAGCTACCCGCGAGTATGTGGATCAAATTGCTGACTTATCCACTCAATTTGTGGATACCCGTAAAACTACACCGGGTTTAAGAGTCTTAGAAAAATATGCTTCCCAGGTTGGGGGAGCGGTGAATCATCGCATGGGACTTGATGATGCAGTGATGATCAAAGATAACCATATTGCCGTAGCGGGGGGAATTGGGGAGGCGATCGCCCAAATTCGTAAACGGATGCCCTATCCCCTGACGATCGAAGTGGAAACCGAAACCCTCGAACAAGTCCAAGAAGCGCTGGAACATCAAGCAGATATCATCATGCTCGATAATATGAGCGTTGAACACATGAGCGAAGCGGTGAACATCATCCGTCAAGCTTCTCACCGGGCAAAAATAGAAGCCTCTGGCAACGTTACCCTAGAAACCATTCGAGCGATCGCCGAAACCGGAGTAGACTATATTTCCAGCAGTGCCCCCATAACGCGATCGCCCTGGCTAGACTTAAGTATGAAATTAGGGTAA
- the argS gene encoding arginine--tRNA ligase: MNSTLDTLRTQFSAALVAAFGDDFAQTDPLVFIASDPQFGDYQCNLGLSLAKKLKQKPQQIAQTLIDHLDLGEAYEPPEIAKQGFINLTLKPSYLEQQVAQLQRDPRLGMTPVTEPQTVIVDFSSPNIAKEMHVGHLRSTIIGDSIARILEFRGHQVLRLNHVGDWGTQFGMLITYLQEAYPEALTKANALELGDLVAFYKQAKKRFDEDEAFKETSRKAVVKLQSGDETSYKAWQLLCEQSRQEFQVIYNWLDIRLTERGESFYNDLLPNVVQDLDNLGLLEENEGASCVFVEGFTNKDGDPLPLIVKKSDGGYNYATTDLAALRYRIQQDGGDRLIYVTDAGQANHFAQVFQVAKRAGWLPEHVEVIHVPFGLVQGEDGKKLKTREGETVRLRDLLEEAIRRARQDLDQRLITEERTETEEFKQNVAQVVGLSAVKYADLSQNRTSNYRFSYDKMLSLKGNTAPYLLYAYVRVQGISRQGDINLENLPPEARVKLTETTELALARLLLKMSDIIAQVEQDLLPNRLCSYLFEVSQKFNQFYDQCPVLKAEEPHKTSRLVLANLTAKTLKLGLSLLGISVLERM; the protein is encoded by the coding sequence ATGAACTCAACCTTAGACACCCTCAGAACCCAATTTTCCGCCGCTCTCGTTGCTGCATTCGGTGATGATTTTGCCCAAACCGATCCCCTCGTCTTCATCGCCAGCGATCCCCAATTTGGCGATTATCAATGTAATCTAGGTCTCTCCCTGGCTAAAAAACTCAAACAAAAACCCCAACAAATTGCCCAAACCCTAATCGATCATCTGGACTTGGGAGAAGCCTATGAACCTCCAGAAATTGCGAAACAAGGCTTTATCAATCTCACCCTCAAACCCAGTTACCTAGAACAACAAGTCGCTCAACTGCAACGCGATCCTAGGCTAGGAATGACTCCTGTTACTGAACCGCAAACTGTAATTGTAGATTTTTCTAGTCCGAACATTGCCAAAGAAATGCATGTCGGCCATTTACGCTCCACCATTATTGGAGATTCGATCGCTCGGATTTTAGAATTTCGGGGTCACCAAGTCTTGCGTCTCAATCATGTGGGGGATTGGGGAACTCAGTTTGGTATGCTAATCACCTATCTGCAAGAAGCCTATCCTGAAGCCCTGACCAAAGCCAATGCTTTAGAATTAGGCGATTTAGTAGCATTCTATAAACAAGCTAAGAAACGCTTTGATGAAGACGAAGCCTTTAAGGAAACCTCTCGTAAAGCTGTGGTTAAACTCCAAAGTGGGGATGAAACCAGCTATAAAGCTTGGCAATTATTGTGCGAGCAATCCCGGCAAGAATTCCAGGTGATTTATAACTGGCTGGATATTCGTCTCACCGAGCGGGGAGAATCCTTTTACAATGACCTGTTACCCAATGTAGTGCAAGATTTAGACAACTTAGGATTACTCGAAGAAAATGAAGGCGCAAGTTGTGTATTTGTAGAAGGGTTTACCAATAAAGACGGCGATCCATTGCCCTTGATTGTGAAAAAATCAGATGGGGGTTATAACTATGCCACCACGGATTTAGCGGCCCTACGGTATCGGATTCAACAGGATGGCGGCGATCGCCTCATCTATGTAACCGATGCAGGACAAGCCAATCATTTTGCCCAAGTTTTCCAAGTCGCCAAACGTGCCGGTTGGCTGCCAGAGCATGTAGAAGTGATTCATGTTCCCTTTGGATTAGTACAGGGAGAAGACGGTAAAAAACTGAAAACCCGTGAAGGCGAAACCGTTAGATTACGGGATTTGTTAGAGGAAGCCATCCGCAGAGCGCGTCAAGATTTAGACCAAAGACTGATTACTGAAGAACGCACAGAAACAGAAGAATTCAAGCAAAATGTGGCTCAAGTGGTGGGATTGAGTGCGGTAAAATATGCCGATCTCAGTCAAAATCGTACCAGCAATTATCGGTTTAGCTATGACAAAATGCTATCGCTGAAAGGGAATACAGCCCCCTATCTGCTTTATGCCTATGTGCGAGTACAAGGCATTAGTCGTCAAGGGGACATTAATTTAGAGAATTTGCCCCCAGAAGCGAGAGTCAAATTAACGGAAACCACAGAACTTGCATTAGCAAGATTGTTGCTAAAAATGAGTGATATTATTGCACAAGTTGAGCAAGATTTACTGCCAAACCGCCTATGTAGCTATTTGTTTGAAGTCAGTCAAAAGTTTAATCAGTTTTACGATCAATGTCCAGTCCTGAAAGCAGAAGAACCTCATAAGACTTCGCGCTTAGTTTTAGCTAATCTAACAGCGAAAACGCTCAAGTTAGGGCTATCTTTGTTAGGAATATCTGTACTAGAACGGATGTAA
- a CDS encoding Hpt domain-containing protein encodes MSANSQIVGYFLEEAKEHLETIEQGLLDLQSTMKDQESLNELFRAAHSVKGGAAMLGFSSVQKTAHRLEDSFKVLKENPKIAVDHKLENLFLSGFDVLQDLLERVQGPFGLRDEEAKQILDEAEPRFLQLQAHLESLDSGGPGIAEEVAPPPAKKAPTPGATPVSTSSDFPHQVTRVLREMLQVFKQKTTPTNRQQLEEICSGLLNLDEQSSEWIALVETAQTAISNPKASYETLAPLVIKELKIAAELVNVGRTQEVKPSSELAQLAESAMAKRVAITLEPEAAAKILMVSFDQKQLKQLIATLKQGAA; translated from the coding sequence ATGAGTGCTAATTCACAAATTGTCGGTTATTTTCTCGAAGAAGCTAAAGAGCATCTTGAAACCATTGAACAAGGACTGTTAGACCTCCAGTCCACCATGAAAGATCAAGAAAGTCTTAATGAATTATTCCGCGCAGCTCACTCAGTTAAGGGAGGTGCAGCGATGTTGGGCTTTAGCAGCGTTCAGAAAACAGCTCATCGCCTTGAAGATAGTTTTAAGGTTCTCAAAGAAAATCCCAAAATTGCCGTAGATCACAAACTAGAGAATCTATTTCTCAGTGGGTTTGATGTCCTCCAAGATTTGCTCGAACGAGTTCAAGGGCCCTTTGGACTCCGGGATGAGGAAGCCAAACAGATCCTAGATGAGGCGGAACCCCGATTTTTACAACTTCAAGCCCATCTAGAAAGCCTCGATAGCGGTGGCCCAGGGATTGCCGAAGAAGTGGCTCCTCCTCCTGCCAAGAAAGCCCCTACCCCTGGCGCTACGCCCGTATCTACTAGCTCGGATTTCCCTCACCAAGTTACTCGTGTTTTGCGGGAAATGTTGCAAGTTTTTAAGCAAAAAACAACGCCCACCAATCGCCAACAGTTGGAGGAAATTTGCTCTGGACTGTTGAATTTGGATGAGCAATCCTCCGAATGGATCGCTTTGGTCGAAACGGCGCAAACTGCTATTAGTAATCCTAAAGCCTCCTATGAAACTTTAGCGCCCTTGGTAATTAAGGAACTAAAAATCGCCGCAGAATTGGTTAATGTGGGACGCACTCAAGAGGTGAAACCCTCTAGTGAATTGGCCCAATTGGCCGAATCAGCAATGGCTAAACGAGTAGCGATTACTCTGGAACCAGAAGCAGCCGCTAAAATCTTGATGGTTTCCTTCGATCAAAAACAATTAAAACAGTTAATTGCTACTTTGAAACAAGGTGCTGCTTGA
- a CDS encoding Yip1 family protein, whose translation MTDTALDQFWHLVSSALTLNPEAFELINTLPLGGRVALIVVLAAGMAQAIGQSIVLYINQVKPIRFGFSLTCSTFLFAIAYGFWALSVWFVGNFFFKLDTQFAEVARIIGLSYTPQMLGFLVAIPYLGVPIGVILSIWSFLAVIVSLEVLTQLDTWPAFSCGVLGWLFLQLCQRTVGQPISALGRWLMNTVAGTQLVLSKAELEERVRAGYQGRQKASWVKEKAKVETRRSSLPRYTKILIAVLIGIILALLLSPSSYQFLASWYASLTQTLDLIFDLSIISFIALAFAIILTPTESLGWWAGWYGDEELSYPGTPVRQASSSTKISRYVIYLDGISQGTYQYLPDVELLLNRLADRVPDNILIVKGIMPYSVTNRPLTENRPFAFFWRIIDSIKLKAPDSPIGFIINVRNIVAVAVAADPRYGPIQNQGLAQVLFESLINFGYQVESKTPITLIGYSGGGQMSMASVSYLYQATGANIEVISLAGVISGNTGAMEVERLYHLVGEKDNVERLGPILFPGRWPIMVQSNWNRAKRRGKISLIDLGPVGHDGPTGPLDDYTFLPDGRSYLDQTVDLMTGILLEDWTMGTNPHEVAMSNYQRYRSVLFNQPESYPFYYPIEQTVNLQLYKPLGTWMGRLLLPKPNQRQRLRGVLFEVHHTDERYRYLVGHVVNLRWSDDPADAMLFQEVTRDVHFVDQVRVSKRQGNVHPDRLNHWLAVTPLESLAGARSVDDVLVKLAGPVEVLEEVGLRPTLVIRREPVQISGRFQGLVTILGPLGDDRFQVRHYNSHSGHFDGPEEPVYIPSVVADRNGVLPSTNYQLEQSPVNPQGWRITGAKNDQGEFVVLSLAPASLFTVTPDRMIEGKRDTKRYIDRDCWANLVAKKGTISKVLLVDDPNQASLSNRGIYAGDRLLLIHMYGGIGGQKAEFAPMGIFFGHFSYGLAHVVEDPFTGALKFEIEYRQIYTHNTDGIIAGSLSWERYSGDRQWGWMGCRPIGDTLIKFSPLTDDYNFDGLRFSVLDNIILELDIMAARYRIGDGTGTTFVTPINSCVQDSSQALYRAIERTVEEFQANPEIQRWLEANPNHEQTQRFQQLVELGPHLRQQLAPLKIVREDWRSDDVTLGQFAIEQPAKTIYSTLASWRSLLPKLAHDVVTKTFLDRGAVCWMLRTNQVGGFDPDIEPVAPTDFGLG comes from the coding sequence ATGACTGATACTGCCCTCGATCAATTTTGGCATCTCGTTAGTAGTGCATTAACCCTCAATCCAGAAGCCTTTGAACTGATCAACACTTTACCGTTAGGGGGCAGAGTTGCCCTGATTGTGGTACTCGCTGCGGGAATGGCTCAGGCGATCGGTCAATCAATTGTCCTTTATATTAACCAAGTTAAACCGATTCGCTTTGGCTTCAGTTTAACCTGTTCCACGTTTTTATTTGCGATCGCCTACGGATTTTGGGCCCTGAGTGTCTGGTTCGTCGGCAACTTCTTCTTCAAACTCGACACCCAATTTGCAGAAGTTGCCCGCATCATCGGACTGAGCTACACCCCTCAAATGCTCGGTTTCCTGGTCGCTATCCCTTATCTAGGCGTTCCCATAGGGGTGATTCTCTCCATCTGGAGTTTTCTAGCCGTTATCGTCAGCTTGGAAGTCCTCACCCAACTCGACACCTGGCCCGCCTTTAGCTGCGGGGTCTTAGGATGGCTCTTTCTACAACTGTGCCAGCGTACCGTCGGTCAGCCAATTAGCGCCCTGGGACGATGGCTAATGAATACCGTAGCCGGGACTCAACTGGTTCTAAGCAAAGCCGAACTCGAAGAACGAGTTAGGGCTGGATACCAAGGACGGCAAAAAGCCAGTTGGGTCAAAGAAAAAGCGAAAGTTGAAACTCGGCGCTCTTCTCTTCCCCGCTATACCAAAATCCTGATTGCCGTCTTGATAGGAATTATCCTAGCCTTATTGCTTTCGCCCTCATCCTATCAGTTCCTCGCGAGTTGGTATGCGTCCTTAACTCAAACCCTCGATCTGATCTTTGATCTGAGTATCATTAGCTTTATCGCTCTAGCCTTTGCCATCATCCTCACCCCAACCGAAAGCCTAGGATGGTGGGCGGGGTGGTATGGAGATGAAGAACTCAGCTACCCTGGAACCCCTGTCCGTCAAGCCTCCAGTTCTACGAAAATTTCCCGCTACGTCATCTATCTAGATGGTATTTCCCAAGGAACCTACCAATACTTACCGGATGTGGAACTGCTGCTCAATCGTCTGGCTGATAGAGTTCCCGACAATATTCTAATTGTTAAGGGAATTATGCCCTATTCGGTCACGAATCGCCCCTTGACGGAAAATCGGCCGTTTGCGTTCTTCTGGCGCATTATTGATTCGATTAAACTCAAAGCTCCCGATAGTCCCATTGGTTTTATTATCAATGTTCGTAATATTGTCGCCGTTGCGGTGGCTGCTGATCCTCGTTATGGCCCGATTCAAAATCAAGGACTGGCTCAGGTTCTGTTTGAAAGTTTGATTAACTTTGGCTATCAGGTGGAGAGCAAAACCCCGATTACCTTAATTGGGTATAGCGGGGGGGGACAGATGTCTATGGCATCTGTTTCCTATCTCTATCAAGCCACCGGAGCGAACATCGAAGTCATTTCACTAGCTGGAGTAATCAGTGGAAATACAGGGGCAATGGAGGTGGAGCGCCTCTATCATTTGGTGGGTGAAAAGGATAATGTGGAACGCTTAGGGCCGATTCTCTTTCCTGGACGTTGGCCCATTATGGTGCAATCGAATTGGAATCGAGCGAAACGTCGCGGCAAAATTAGCTTAATCGATCTAGGGCCAGTGGGTCACGATGGGCCGACGGGGCCGTTGGATGATTATACGTTCTTACCGGATGGGCGCAGTTACTTAGATCAAACGGTGGATTTAATGACCGGTATCCTCTTGGAAGATTGGACGATGGGCACGAATCCTCATGAAGTGGCGATGAGTAATTATCAACGCTATCGGAGTGTGTTATTTAATCAACCGGAGAGTTATCCCTTCTATTACCCGATTGAGCAAACAGTTAATCTTCAACTCTATAAACCTTTAGGGACATGGATGGGACGGTTGCTGTTACCCAAACCCAATCAACGGCAACGCCTGCGCGGGGTGTTGTTTGAAGTTCACCATACGGATGAGCGCTATCGCTATTTAGTGGGTCACGTGGTGAATTTGCGTTGGAGTGACGATCCGGCTGATGCCATGTTGTTCCAGGAAGTGACCCGCGATGTGCATTTTGTCGATCAGGTGCGAGTGAGTAAACGACAGGGGAATGTGCATCCCGATCGCCTGAATCATTGGTTAGCGGTTACTCCCTTAGAATCTTTGGCCGGTGCAAGATCGGTGGATGATGTGCTGGTGAAGTTAGCGGGGCCGGTTGAGGTACTCGAAGAGGTGGGATTACGGCCTACCCTGGTGATTCGTCGGGAACCGGTGCAAATTTCCGGCCGCTTCCAAGGATTGGTGACGATTTTAGGCCCCCTAGGAGATGACCGGTTCCAGGTGCGCCATTATAATTCTCATTCGGGACACTTTGATGGCCCGGAGGAACCGGTGTATATTCCGTCTGTGGTGGCCGATCGCAATGGGGTATTACCATCAACTAATTATCAGCTTGAACAGTCTCCGGTGAATCCCCAGGGATGGCGTATTACAGGAGCGAAAAACGATCAGGGGGAATTTGTGGTTCTTTCCCTGGCTCCAGCGAGTCTGTTTACGGTGACTCCGGATCGGATGATTGAAGGGAAACGGGACACAAAACGCTATATTGACCGGGACTGCTGGGCCAATTTGGTGGCCAAAAAAGGTACGATTTCTAAAGTGCTGTTGGTAGATGACCCCAATCAAGCGAGTTTAAGCAATCGCGGTATTTATGCGGGCGATCGCCTCTTGTTGATTCATATGTATGGCGGAATTGGCGGCCAAAAAGCTGAGTTTGCCCCCATGGGGATTTTCTTTGGGCATTTTTCCTATGGACTTGCCCATGTGGTAGAAGATCCGTTTACGGGTGCGCTGAAATTTGAGATTGAATATCGGCAAATCTACACCCATAACACCGATGGGATTATTGCCGGGTCTTTGTCTTGGGAGCGCTATAGTGGCGATCGCCAATGGGGATGGATGGGATGCCGCCCGATCGGGGATACTCTGATTAAGTTTAGTCCCTTGACCGATGACTATAATTTTGATGGGCTGCGCTTCTCGGTTCTAGACAATATCATCCTGGAATTAGATATTATGGCGGCTCGTTACCGGATTGGGGATGGCACAGGAACCACATTTGTCACGCCGATTAATTCCTGTGTGCAAGATTCTTCCCAAGCCTTATATCGGGCGATCGAGCGGACGGTGGAGGAATTTCAGGCCAATCCGGAAATTCAACGCTGGTTAGAAGCCAATCCTAACCACGAGCAAACCCAACGGTTTCAGCAGTTGGTGGAATTGGGGCCTCATTTAAGGCAACAGTTGGCTCCCTTAAAGATTGTCCGGGAAGATTGGCGATCGGATGATGTTACGTTAGGGCAATTTGCGATCGAGCAACCCGCAAAAACCATTTATAGCACCTTAGCCAGTTGGCGCTCTTTGTTGCCAAAACTGGCCCATGATGTGGTCACCAAAACCTTTTTGGATCGCGGAGCAGTCTGTTGGATGTTACGCACCAATCAAGTGGGAGGCTTTGATCCTGATATTGAACCGGTTGCACCCACCGATTTTGGCTTGGGATAA
- a CDS encoding superoxide dismutase, giving the protein MGYEQPALPYAKDALAPHISANTLEFHYGKHHAAYVKKYNDAVAGTEYDSKSIEEAIKATAGDPSKAGIFNNAAQAWNHSFYWNCMKPSGGGAPSGALADKINADFGSFDKFKEEFKTAGATQFGSGWAWLVLDNGTLKVTKTLNAENPMTEGKTPLLTMDVWEHAYYLDYQNSRPNYMTAFIENLVNWDFVAENLAKA; this is encoded by the coding sequence ATGGGATACGAACAACCCGCATTACCCTATGCAAAGGATGCTCTAGCACCCCATATCTCAGCCAATACGCTGGAATTCCATTATGGAAAGCACCATGCTGCCTATGTCAAAAAATATAATGACGCAGTAGCTGGCACGGAGTACGACAGCAAATCCATTGAAGAGGCAATCAAAGCAACGGCTGGCGATCCGTCAAAAGCTGGTATTTTCAATAATGCAGCTCAAGCTTGGAATCATTCCTTTTACTGGAATTGTATGAAACCCAGTGGTGGTGGTGCGCCTAGCGGTGCTTTGGCTGACAAAATTAATGCAGATTTTGGTAGTTTTGATAAGTTTAAGGAAGAGTTTAAAACAGCCGGTGCGACCCAATTTGGTAGTGGTTGGGCTTGGTTGGTGCTGGACAATGGTACTTTGAAAGTAACCAAAACCTTGAATGCTGAAAATCCCATGACTGAAGGAAAAACTCCTCTGTTAACCATGGATGTTTGGGAACATGCCTATTATCTGGATTATCAGAATAGTCGTCCCAATTATATGACCGCTTTCATAGAGAATCTGGTGAATTGGGATTTCGTGGCTGAAAATTTGGCTAAAGCTTAG
- a CDS encoding zinc ribbon domain-containing protein, translated as MLKCPQCQQAIAPDAVSCPHCQFILKAYGHPGITLHRSQGEGYLCDTCIYHADDTCDFPQRPTAKDCTLYHNQEQPLVGPPRVQYQGGGWRSWLKQNPLWLILLALLLISLWLSF; from the coding sequence ATGCTTAAATGTCCTCAGTGCCAACAGGCGATCGCCCCTGATGCGGTAAGTTGTCCCCACTGTCAGTTTATCCTCAAAGCCTATGGTCATCCCGGCATTACCCTGCACCGTTCCCAAGGAGAAGGCTATCTGTGCGACACTTGCATCTATCATGCCGATGATACCTGCGATTTTCCCCAACGACCAACAGCTAAGGACTGTACCCTATATCATAATCAAGAACAGCCCCTAGTTGGCCCACCCAGAGTACAGTATCAGGGGGGAGGTTGGCGATCGTGGCTCAAGCAAAATCCCCTTTGGCTTATTCTCTTAGCCTTACTGCTCATTAGTTTATGGCTGTCATTCTAG
- a CDS encoding phosphoribosyltransferase: MSNIILPFRDRQDAGEHLAIAIQPELEPWQAHLTHSGRVIVYALPRGGLPVAERLAKALHCPLDVIVAKKITSAQNQELAVGAVTACGQVVWSPLSQEPGSGKKWQSRQAVAQQRAQEQLATLAPHCPQIDPQGAIAILVDDGIATGMTMAVAILAARARCPAQVWVATPVAPMGLEEQLGSWCDRMIILATPDPFLSVSRFYTQFEQVEMSEAVSCLISQSEWL; the protein is encoded by the coding sequence ATGAGCAACATCATCCTACCGTTTCGCGATCGCCAAGATGCAGGCGAACACTTGGCGATCGCCATTCAACCCGAACTTGAACCGTGGCAAGCTCACTTAACCCATTCAGGACGAGTGATTGTTTACGCTCTTCCTAGGGGGGGATTACCCGTAGCCGAACGGCTTGCTAAAGCTCTTCACTGTCCCTTGGATGTGATTGTGGCCAAAAAAATCACCAGTGCCCAAAACCAAGAATTAGCTGTAGGTGCGGTCACAGCCTGTGGGCAGGTGGTCTGGTCTCCTCTCTCCCAAGAACCAGGTTCAGGGAAAAAATGGCAAAGTCGTCAAGCGGTTGCCCAGCAACGGGCCCAAGAGCAGTTAGCTACCTTAGCCCCCCACTGCCCCCAGATCGATCCTCAAGGGGCGATCGCCATTTTAGTCGATGATGGGATTGCCACAGGAATGACCATGGCAGTAGCTATTTTAGCCGCCCGCGCCCGTTGCCCTGCCCAAGTTTGGGTCGCTACTCCCGTGGCTCCCATGGGGTTAGAGGAACAGTTAGGCTCTTGGTGCGATCGCATGATTATTTTAGCTACCCCCGATCCCTTTTTAAGTGTCAGTCGGTTTTATACTCAATTTGAACAGGTAGAAATGTCTGAGGCTGTTTCCTGTTTAATCAGTCAATCTGAATGGTTATAG
- a CDS encoding sirohydrochlorin chelatase, giving the protein MIHSSGKLLVIHGSRDPRTHQGIQDLAQQIRTRLECQSSHPDMVATATLELGKYTLAEQIQQFGDRLLRQNIAHLQIIPLFLLPGMHVMEDIPTQVQEAQTLLGEHLHLETCPYLGSHPQLQKRLAEQINTTDREIWIIMAHGSRRAGGNQPVETLAHQLGILDAYWSVMPSLDWRISQLMDLGYRRIGVLPYFLFPGYITDTIAKTLAEKQAAYPEFQYTLGSPLNQNPHLVEMVLDLTVSSPVSPLI; this is encoded by the coding sequence TTGATTCATTCCAGTGGTAAATTATTAGTCATTCACGGTAGCCGAGACCCTCGCACCCATCAGGGCATTCAGGACTTGGCTCAACAGATTCGCACTCGTTTAGAATGCCAATCCAGTCACCCTGATATGGTAGCAACTGCCACTCTTGAATTGGGAAAATATACTTTAGCTGAACAAATCCAACAGTTTGGCGATCGCCTCTTGCGGCAAAATATTGCTCATCTGCAAATCATTCCCCTGTTTCTACTTCCGGGAATGCATGTCATGGAAGACATACCAACCCAAGTGCAGGAAGCACAAACCCTCTTAGGTGAGCATTTGCATTTAGAAACCTGTCCTTATTTGGGCAGTCATCCCCAACTGCAAAAACGATTAGCAGAACAAATCAACACCACAGATCGAGAAATTTGGATCATCATGGCCCATGGTAGCCGCCGAGCAGGTGGTAATCAACCCGTAGAAACCCTCGCACATCAATTGGGCATTCTGGATGCCTATTGGTCGGTGATGCCATCCTTAGACTGGAGAATTAGCCAATTAATGGATTTGGGATATCGTCGGATTGGGGTATTGCCCTATTTCCTCTTTCCTGGCTATATTACAGATACGATCGCCAAAACCCTAGCGGAAAAACAAGCAGCCTATCCTGAATTTCAATATACTCTTGGCTCTCCCCTCAATCAAAATCCCCATTTAGTCGAAATGGTACTGGATTTAACAGTATCTTCCCCAGTTTCTCCCCTAATCTAA
- the cobA gene encoding uroporphyrinogen-III C-methyltransferase: protein MTSSPFPVGKVYLVGAGPGDPGLMTLKGKDLLQMADVVVYDALVSPPILEMINPNAKKIHGGKRRGRHSLKQDEITQILIAEAQHQAIIVRLKGGDPFIFGRGGEEMRDLMAAGIPVEVVPGITSGIAAPAYAGIPLTHRGYSSSVTFVTGHESVGKYRPQVNWQAIAQGSETIVIYMGIHNLPQIIPQLLEAQLSPQTPISLIRWGTCPEQESLVATLETIVAKVEETGFTAPAIAIIGNVVEAIPKTGFLEESGRVSPKS, encoded by the coding sequence ATGACCTCTTCACCGTTTCCTGTTGGTAAAGTCTATCTGGTTGGCGCAGGCCCTGGCGATCCAGGGTTAATGACACTCAAAGGTAAAGACCTACTTCAGATGGCTGATGTGGTGGTTTATGATGCTTTGGTGAGTCCTCCGATTTTGGAGATGATTAACCCGAACGCTAAAAAGATCCATGGAGGAAAGCGACGGGGAAGACATTCGCTTAAGCAGGATGAGATTACCCAGATTTTAATCGCAGAAGCCCAACATCAGGCGATCATTGTGCGTCTCAAAGGGGGCGATCCGTTTATCTTTGGGCGGGGTGGGGAAGAAATGAGGGATTTGATGGCTGCGGGAATTCCGGTTGAAGTTGTGCCCGGTATTACTTCCGGTATTGCCGCCCCCGCCTATGCAGGCATTCCTTTAACCCATCGGGGCTATAGTTCTTCAGTGACCTTTGTGACGGGACATGAGTCCGTGGGCAAATATCGACCCCAGGTTAATTGGCAGGCGATCGCCCAGGGTTCAGAAACGATTGTCATTTACATGGGTATTCACAATTTACCCCAGATTATCCCCCAACTGCTTGAGGCACAGTTATCTCCCCAAACTCCCATCAGTCTCATCCGTTGGGGAACTTGTCCCGAACAAGAAAGCTTGGTGGCTACTTTAGAGACGATTGTCGCCAAAGTAGAAGAAACGGGATTTACTGCACCAGCGATCGCGATTATCGGCAATGTCGTGGAAGCGATCCCAAAAACTGGGTTTCTAGAAGAGTCGGGGAGAGTATCGCCCAAATCCTAA